In the genome of Streptomyces sp. 846.5, the window CATGCTCGCGGACGGCACCAACATCGTCGGCGGCGTGAACCCGCGGAAGGCCGGCACCAGCGTCGACTTCGACGGCACCGAGGTGCCGGTGTTCGGCTCGGTCGCCGAGGCGATCGAGAAGACCGGCGCCGACGTCTCGGTCATCTTCGTGCCGCCGGCCTTCGCCAAGGCCGCCGTAGTCGAGGCCATCGACGCCGAGATCCCGCTGGCCGTCGTGATCACCGAGGGCATCGCGGTGCACGACTCCGCGTCCTTCTGGGCCTACGCCGGCGAGAAGGGCAACAAGACCCGGATCATCGGCCCGAACTGCCCCGGCCTGATCACCCCCGGCCAGTCCAACGCGGGCATCATCCCCGGCGACATCACCAAGCCGGGCCGGATCGGTCTGGTGTCCAAGTCGGGCACCCTGACCTACCAGATGATGTACGAGCTGCGCGACATCGGCTTCTCCTCCGCCGTCGGCATCGGTGGCGACCCGATCATCGGGACCACGCACATCGACGCGCTGCAGGCCTTCCAGGACGACGACGACACCGACCTGATCGTGATGATCGGCGAGATCGGCGGCGACGCCGAGGAGCGTGCCGCGGCCTACATCGCCGAGCACATCACCAAGCCGGTCGTCGGCTACGTGGCCGGCTTCACCGCGCCCGAGGGCAAGACCATGGGCCACGCCGGCGCCATCGTCTCCGGCTCCTCCGGCACCGCGCAGGCGAAGAAGGAGGCCCTTGAGGCCGCCGGGGTCAAGGTCGGCAAGACGCCGTCCGAGACCGCCCGCCTGGCCCGCGAGCTGATCAGTAAGTAGTCGCCCGAGGAGCGCCCCGCACCGGATCATCCGGTGCGGGGCGCTCTTCAGTGGTGCCGGTGGCAGGGCAGCGCGAACAGCCGGCAGAGCGCGTCGGGCAGCGACGGACGGTGCATCGAGCGGTGGGCCGCGGAGTGCGTCCTGGAGCGTGCCGGCTCGATGGCGCCGGTCGGTACCGGCGGGAGCAGCAGGCCCGCGGAGATCGGCCGGACCGAGGTCCGGCGCCGCAGGTTCGGGGCGGAGAACAGCGGCACCGGGAGGTGGCCGGTCGGCGCCGTGCGCGCGGTGAACAGCGCCAGATTCGGCAGCGCGACGGTGGCCGGCGCCGGCCGTGTCTCCGAGACCGGTACCGGGTTCTGCGCCGCCACCGGATCCGCCGCCCGCACCGAGTCCGCCGCCGCCACCCGGTTCGCCGGGTGGTAGGCGACGAACGGCACCGTCGGCGGATGCCAGGGCGTCCCGACCACCGCGCCGGTGACCAGCGCCCCGGCCATGCCCAGCGCCAGCACCCCGGCCGCCGCGGTCACCCCGCGCTCGTGCAGCCGGGAGCGCTGCCGTACCAGGCCGGGCGAGGGCACCTGCGGCAGCGGGCAGCCCCGCACAGCGGCGCCGCGCAGCAGCACGCCCAGCTCGCGGCCGAAGCCGCGCCGCCGGGCGTCCGCGCCGATGGCCTCGGGAGCCATCCGGGCCAGTCCGAGCCTGGCCCGGACCACCCTGCCGTAGGCGGCGGGGGTGCTGGACTCGATCTCGGCGGCGGTCTGCTGCCAGTCCAGCCCGAGGGCGTCGTGCAGCACGACGGCCCTGCGCTGGGCCCGGGGCAGGTGCAGCAGCGCGGTCAGCAGTCTGCGGTCCACCTCGGTCAGCCGGGCGCTGTGCTCCGGATGGCGCAGCGGATTGCGGTGCCAGCGGGACAGGGCGAGGTCGAAGGCGGCTGCGCGGACCCACCCCTCGGGCGAGGGGTCGGCGGACACCACGTCCCATGCGCTCCAGGCGAGCTGGAAGGCCCTGCGTACGCAGTGGGCCGCGCGGTGCCGGTGGCCGACGAGCAGATAGGTCTGCCGGGTCAGCCGCTGGTAGCTGTCGTGGTGGAGCGCCTCGAAGAATTCGGCCGAGCGCCGTTCATCAGCAGAGCCGATTAGAGACATATAGGAATTCTTCGGCGAAACGTCGATATCTGCCATGTCGTTGGTCAAAACGGGTGGCGCCCGGAGCATGGTGGGGCATGGCCTTCTTGATGGAGCGGTTGCGCCCGGCCGCGGTGCGGCAGATCGGCGCGGGGACGAACCCGGCGGCGGCCAGGGCCGGGCTCATGGCGGGTGCCGCAGCGGCGGGACTGGGCTTCGCCGGGCTGGCGGTCCCGCTGTTCCTGCTGTGGGTGGTCACCCCGTACGTCCAGGTCGGCCCGGGCGGAGCGCTGCACCTGGCCGCGTGCGTGTGGCTGCTCGCGCAGGGCGCCGAGCTGCTGCGTCCCGACGGGGCCCCGCTGGCCCTGCCCCCGCTGCTGGTCACAGCGCTGGTGCTGCTGCCGCTGTACCGGTTCGCGGCACGTACCGGCGGACCTCGGACGGATGCCGCCGCGGCCGACGACGAGTGGGACGAGTTCGACGGCTTCGACGAGTTCGACGGCTTCGAGGACGAGCCCGAGGAAGAGCCCGGGGACCGGGAGTCCGGCCACCCCGGTTCGGCGCTGCTGGGCCTGGTGGCGGGCTACCTGCTGGTGACCCTGGTCATCGTGGTCGCGGCCGCGGCGGACGCACCCGGCGGCCTCCGTGCGGCCGACCCGCTCGACGCCTTCGGCCGTACGGCGCTGCTGGCCCTGCCCGTCGCCGCCCTGGGCGTCCACCGGGGTGCGGCGGCCCGCGCCCTGCCCGCCTGGCTGCGCCTCCCCACCCGGGCCCAGCTGCCGGCCTGGGTCCGCCTCCCCGCCTGGGCCGCCCCGGGCCGCTGGGGCGCGCCGAGCGCCGCGCGCGCCCGCGATGCCTTCCGTGCGCCCGGTGGCGCAACGGTCGCCCTCCGGGCCGCCCTCGGCGGCGGTGCGGCGCTGCTGGGCGGCGGTGCGGCGCTGCTGGCGGCCTCCCTGCTGCTGCACTTCGGCGCCGCCGGCACCCTCGCTGCCCAGACCGCGCCCGATCTGGCCGGACGGCTGGCCCTGCTGCTGCTCTGCGTCGCGCTGCTGCCGAACGGCGCGGTCTGGGCGGCCGCCTACGCCCTGGGCCCCGGGTTCGCGCTGGGCGGCCGGCTGGCGCCGCTCACGGGTGCGGCGCCGTCGGCTCCTCCGGCATTTCCCCTGCTCACAGCGCTACCGACGGCCGGGGGAGGGCTGGTGGCGCTGCTGGTGCTGGCCGTCCCCGTGGTGTCCGGCGCCGTCGTGTCCGGCTGCGTGGGCCGGGCGGCGGAGCGGCTCGGGTGGCGCGCCGCGGCGACCGCCGGGGTCGCCCTCGGCGCGGCGGTCGGCACCGCCGCGCTGGCGGCGCTGTGCGCGGCGGCCTCCGGCGGGTCGCTGGGCACCCGGGCGCTCGCGGCGGTCGGGCCCTCCCCCTGGTGGACCGGTCTGGCCGCCCTGTGCTGGGCGGCCACCGGCGTGCCCGGCGCGCTGCTGGTACGGCTGCTGCTCAGCCGCCGATCTGCACCAGCCACGCCGGAGGCTTCGGCGTCACCGTGGTGGCGCAGCTGGCGTAGGCAGCCTTGGTGAGGGCGTTGTTCTGGCAGTCGTAGAAGCTCTTGTAGTACAGCTGCACCCCGAAGACGGCGGCGACCATCGCCAGTCCGACGATGGCGGCGATCAGACCGCCCATCGCGGCGGGGACCTGCGGCCGGGTCTGGTAAGGGGAGACGTACCCGGGGTGGTAGGCGGGCAGTCCGTACCCGGGCGGCGGTGGTGCACCGGGCGCGGGGGGCGTCGGCGGGGCCGGGGGAGGGCCGGGGACCGAACCGGCCGCGGACGCGGTCCCGTCCAGGGCCGAGGTCGGCGTCTTTGCGGTACCGCGCAGCGCGCTGATCGCCCAGTACAGCGCCAGCGACGCCAGCAGCAGGGTGATGTAGGGAACGCCGAGGATCAGGAAGAAGATCCCCCACATACCGCTGAGCAGCGCGTAGCGGGCCCGTCGCTGGACCGGGTCGCTGGGGTCGAAGCGGGGAGCCTGCGGGGCCGGGCTGTACGGCAGGCGCGGCGGCTGCTGGCCCTGGTAGCCGGGGCTCCAGGGGTGCGGCGGCGGCACCACGGGACGTGACGGTCGGCCGTCCTGCGGGGCGTCCTCGCCCTCCTCGCCCGGCTCCTCCGGCGGCGTCTCGGTCGCCCAGCCGCGCTCGTCATGGTGGGGATGACCCGCATGCCCGGGATGGCCCGGCTGACCCGAATGCTGGGAGTCCTGCGGGGGCTGCTGTCGACGGGGCTGCCAGGGGCGGTCCGGCGCGTCCTTGGACGGCGGGGCGAAGGGGTCGCGGGGCCCCTCGGGGGGTGTGCCGCTGTCCGATTTCTGGACCATGGTCTTCGCCGTACTCCTGCCTGTGGGCTGCTTTCCCGCTGTCCGTCTTGTGAGGACACCCTCTCACTACGTACCCCGCTCTGGCGCGCCCCCACCCCATGATCGTCGACCACGAGTGCGAGGCCGCTGTCAGGGCCCGGTATCGTTGCTGACGACCGGCGGCCCCTGGGGGTTCCTGGTCGGCCCTCGGCGCCGTCGTCGGCCCCTTAGGCGGACACGGATGCCGGTCACAAGATGACACCCCGTGTGAGCCCACCAGCTAGCCCGGTTTGCCCTGGATGCGCAGTGTGCCGTTCGGCCGAGTACGCCTCAGGGACGGCCGTGCCGTGACGTGAGGACCGTGCTTTGACGTACGTCGACGCCCAAGCCTCTGACTACCCCGCCCCCGCCGCCCCCGCCCACCTCGTCGTCCTGGTGTCCGGTTCCGGGACCAACCTGCAGGCCCTGATCGACGCCTGCGCCGACCCGGCGTACGGCGCGGTGATCACTGCTGTCGGTGCGGACCGGGACGGCATCGCCGGTCTCCAGCGGGCCGAGGCGGCCGGCCTCCCCACCTTCGTGCTCCGGGTGAAGGACTTCCCGGAGCGCACCGACTGGGACGCGGCGCTGACCGCGGCCACTGCGGAGTACACGCCCGACCTGGTGGTCTCCGCGGGCTTCATGAAGATCCTCGGCGGCGGCTTCATGCGCCGCTTCGAGGGTCGCATCGTCAACACCCACCCCGCCCTGCTCCCCTCGTTCCCCGGCGCGCACGGGGTGCGGGACGCCCTCGCCTACGGCGTCAAGGTGACCGGCTGCACCGTCCACCTCGTCGACGAGGGCGTGGACACCGGGCCGATCATCGCCCAGGGCGTGGTCGAGGTGACCGACGCCGACCACGAGGACGGCGGCGAGGCGCTGCACGAGCGCATCAAGGCCGTCGAGCGCGGACTGCTGGTCGAGGCCGTGGGCCGGCTGGCCCGCGAGGGCCACCGTGTCGACGGGCGCCGCGTCCTCCCGCTCCCCTCCCCGCCCCCGCTCTCCTGACCTCCTCTGACGGACCACCACACACCGAAGGACCAGCAATGAGTTCCGGCAGCACCCAGCCCGCGCCCGTCTCCGAAAACCAAAGGCCGCTCCGCCGCGCCCTCGTCAGCGTCTACGACAAGACCGGGCTGGAGGAGCTGGCCCAGGGCCTGCACGCCGCCGGTGTCGAGCTGGTGTCCACCGGTTCCACCGCCGCCCGGATCGCCGCGGCCGGCGTCCCGGTCACCCCGGTCGAGGAGCTGACCGGCTTCCCCGAGTGCCTGGACGGCCGCGTCAAGACGCTGCATCCGCGCGTTCACGCCGGAATCCTGGCCGACCTGCGGCTGCCCTCGCACCGCGAGGAACTGGACGAGCTGGGCGTCGCGCCGTTCGACCTGGTGGTGGTCAACCTCTACCCGTTCAAGGCCACCGTCGCCTCCGGCGCGAGCCCGGACGAGTGCGTCGAGCAGATCGACATCGGCGGCCCCAGCATGGTCCGCGCCGCCGCCAAGAACCACCCCTCGGTCGCGGTGGTCACCTCCCCGGCCCGCTACGCCGACGTCCTCACTGCGGCCTCGGCCGGCGGCTTCGACCTGGCCACCCGCAAGCGCCTGGCCGGCGAGGCCTTCGCCCACACCGCAGCCTACGACGTGGCCGTCGCCTCCTGGTTCGCCAGTGCGTACGCCCCCGCCGACGACGAGTCGTTCCCCGCCTTCCTCGGCGCCACCTGGGAGCGCGAGAACGTGCTGCGCTACGGGGAGAACCCGCACCAGGCCGCCGCGCTCTACGTGGACGGCAGCGGAACCGGCCTCGCCGCGGCGGAGCAGCTGCACGGCAAGGAGATGTCGTACAACAACTACGCCGACACCGACGCCGCCGTCCGCGCCGCCTACGACCAGGACCGGCCCTGTGTCGCGATCATCAAGCACGCCAACCCCTGCGGCATCGCGGTCGGCGCGGACGTCGCCGAGGCGCACCGCAAGGCGCACGCCTGCGACCCGGTCTCGGCCTACGGCGGCGTCATCGCGGTGAACCGCGAGGTCACCGTGGAGCTGGCGGAGCAGATCGCGCCGATCTTCACCGAGGTCGTCTTCGCCCCCTCCTACGCGGACGGCGCGGTCGAGGTGCTGGCGCAGAAGAAGAACATCCGGGTGCTGCGGGGTACCCCGGCGGCCGCTCCGATCGAGACCCGCGCGGTCACCGGCGGGGTGCTGCTGCAGCAGGCCGACCGGATCGACGCGGCCGGTGACGACCCGTCGACCTGGACCCTGGCCACCGGCGACGCGCTCTCCCCGGGGGAGCTCGCCGAGCTGTCCTTCGCCTGGCGGGCCTGTCGGGCCGTCAAGTCCAATGCGATCCTGCTGGCTTCGGACGGCGCCTCGGTCGGCGTCGGCATGGGCCAGGTCAACCGGGTTGACTCGGCCAGGCTCGCGGTCGAGCGGGCCGGTGAGCGCGCGGCCGGGTCCTACGCCGCGTCGGACGCCTTCTTCCCGTTCCCCGACGGGCTGGAGATCCTGCTCGCCGCGGGGGTCAAGGCGGTCGTCCAGCCGGGCGGGTCGATCCGTGACGACCAGGTGATCGAGGCGGCCAAGGCCGCCGGGGTGACCATGTACCTGACGGGCACCCGGCACTTCTTCCACTGACCCGCGGAGATGCACGGAGGCCCGCTGTCCCCGATATCGGGACAGCGGGCCTCCGCGTGCTGTCAGGGCTTGATCACCACGGTGTTGGCGGCCTTGTCGTGCCAGCCGCGGAGCTTGCCGGTGTTGTCGAAGAACGGCGAGATGTAGATCAGGATCAGCCCGATGCCGCAGGTCAGAAAGTTGAGCCCGACGGGGAAGCCCCAGCGGGTCAGCGCGCCGCCGAAGCTCGGCTTGACGCCGGTGCGCTCGTCGACGACCAGGAGGCCGAGGATCATCTTGCCGGGGGTCGCGCCCTTCCAGGCCACGAAAGCGGTGTCCCAGCCCAGGAACAGCACCGCGAAGATGAACCAGTCGAGAATCATCGCGCCGAAGGCGGCTCCCACCGCGGTGCCCGGGTCACTGGACGAGGTGGTGGCGGACAGGGCGCCGAGAATGCCGAACGCGAAGATGGCGTACAGGATGCCGACGAAGATGCTGTCCAGCAGCCGCGCACCGAACCGCGCGCCGTAGGAGGCGATCTGGAAGGTCCCGGTGGGGATGGTCACATAGCCCGAGGCGCCCTGGGCCACGCCCGGAACCGGCTGCGGCTGGTAGCCGTAGGCGTTGGGGTCGTAGCCGGGCTGCTGCGGGTAGCCCGGCTGCTGGTAGCCGTACTCGCCCTGGGGCGGAACCGGAGGCTGCTGCGGGTAGCCGTACTGCGGCGGCTGCTGGGGCTGGCCCTGCGGGTAGCCGTAGCCGGGCTGCGCCGGGGGCTGCTGCGGCGGGACGCCCTGCGGTGCCTGCTGCGGGTAGCCGTAGCCCGGCTGCTGCGGGGGCTGCTGTGGCTGGCCGTAGGGGTTGTTGGGATCGGGAGGATAGGACACGGATTGCCTCCGGGCAGGAAGGGTGAACGAGGTGCACGCTCCGGGACACCGCAGGCACGGGCCGTACGGGTGAGAACGCGGCGAAATTATCGGACAGGTATGACAGTGCGGTCGGTGCTCTCTGTAAAAGCTGGAGCCGAAGCTGCCGGGGCAGGGCCTCGCCGACTGGTAAAAGTCGCCTGGGTCCACTGACGGGACGTCACTGGCGACTGCTGATGACCGCGCACTGTCTCCCCCGAGTTCCGGCCGCCTCCCGACGCCCCTGTCAGTCATGACAGGCCGTCAGGGCGGACCACATTGCCGAGCCCATCGTTCCGGTCCGGTGCCGTGCTGTCCAGCCACTTCACGAGGCTGTGCGCAGTTGTGGCGGATCTGCAACCGGATCCCCACGCTCCGCCAGGTGCGGACCATGAACCACCTGGGTAACGACCTGCCGTCCCGATCCGCGAGAATGGCTCCATGACCGCCCAGATTCTCGATGGCAAGGCCACCGCCGCCGCGATCAAGTCCGAGCTCGCCGTACGGATCGAAGCCCTGAAGGCCAGGGGCGTCCAGCCCGGCCTCGGCACCGTCCTGGTCGGCGACGATCCCGGAAGCCACTCCTACGTCCGCGGCAAGCACCGGGACTGCGCCGAGGTCGGCATCGCCAGCATCCAGCGCGAACTGCCCGCCGACGCCACCCAGAGCGACGTCGAGGAGGTCGTCCGCGAACTCAACGCCAACCCGGCCTGCACCGGCTACATCGTCCAGCTGCCGCTGCCCAAGGGCCTGGACGAGAAGCGCGTGCTGGAGCTGATGGACCCGGCCAAGGACGCCGACGGCCTGCACCCGATGAGCCTGGGCCGGCTGGTCCTGGGCATCGACGCGCCGCTGCCGTGCACCCCGAACGGCATCGTCGAACTGCTGCACCGGCACAAGGTGGAGACCAACGGCGCGCATGTGGTGGTGGTCGGCCGCGGGATCACCGTGGGTCGCTCGATCGGGCTGCTGCTCACCCGCCGCAGCGAGAACGCGACCGTCACCCTCACCCACACCGGCACCCGCGAACTGTCCGCGCACCTGCGCAGCGCCGACATCATCGTCGCGGCGGCCGGCGTGACGCACCTGGTCAAGCCGGAGGACGTGCGCCCCGGCGCGGCCGTGCTGGACGTCGGCGTCAGCCGCGACGAGAACGGCAAGCTGCTCGGCGACGTGCACCCCGGGGTGGCCGAGGTGGCGGGCTGGCTCTCGCCCAACCCGGGCGGGGTCGGACCGATGACCCGGGCGATGCTGCTGAGCAATGTGGTCGAGGCGGCCGAGCGTGCCGCGGGCTGAGTCCGGGCCGGGCCGCCCGTCGGGGCCCAAGCACTCGTCGAAGTCGTCGGGGTCGGCAGCGTCTTTGGGGTCGCCGGAGTCGTCCGGGTCGTCGGCCGACCAGGCCGCAGAGGTCGTGTCGGCGGCCGCGGCGGCGGTCTCGCCGCGCTCCCGGCGCCGCGCCGACCCCACCACCGGGACCTTCCCGCCCGAGGGTTCCGCCGCCGCGGCCGACCGCAGCCACCCGGTCCCGGTCCGGCAGTGGCCGATAGTGGTCGTGCTCACCCTGGTCGCCGTGGGACTGGCGGTGACCTCGTTCAACGCCTTCCGTCCGGGTGTGATCACGATCGGCGTCGCGCTGCTGGTCGGCTGCGCGCTGCGGATCGCGCTCCCCGAGGTGGGGATGCTGGCGGTGCGCAGCCGGTTCACCGATGTGCTGGTCATGGGGGTGCTCGGAGTGGCGATCGTGGTGCTGGCGCTGGCCTCGGAACCCAATCCGGTGATCACACTTCCGTTCGTCAATGACATCGCCCGTTTCTTCGGCCGCGCACAGGGCTGAAATGCTGATATGAGCTGGACTTATGCTGAATTGGTATAAGCGAGTGGCAAACGTGACGAAGGACGCCCCGGGAGGTCCGCCGGGGCGTCACCAGGAACCGCCCTCCTGGGATAGCCTGTCAGCGGTCTCTTGAAGTCAAGAGACCGATCAGGTGCTCCGACGTTCGAAAGAAGCTCCTGACCACCCAAAAGGCACCAGCAGGAGACGTCAACCATGACCAGCACTCCCGTCAACGTCACCGTCACCGGCGCGGCCGGACAGATCGGCTACGCGCTGCTGTTCCGCATCGCCTCCGGCCACCTCCTCGGCCCCGACGTGCCGGTGAAGCTGCGTCTGCTGGAGATCCCGCAGGGCGTCAAGGCCGCCGAGGGCACCGCGATGGAGCTCGACGACTGCGCCTTCCCGCTGCTCGCCGGCATCGACATCTTCGACGACCCGAACAAGGGCTTCGAGGGTGCCAACGTCGGTCTGCTCGTGGGCGCCCGCCCGCGCACCGCCGGCATGGAGCGCGGTGACCTGCTCTCCGCCAACGGCGGCATCTTCGGCCCGCAGGGCAAGGCCATCAACGACAACGCCGCGGACGACATCCGCGTCCTGGTCGTCGGCAACCCGGCCAACACCAACGCGCTGATCGCCCAGCGCCACGCCCCGGACGTACCGGCGGACCGCTTCACCGCGATGACCCGCCTGGACCACAACCGCGCGGTGGCCCAGCTCTCCAAGAAGCTCGGCGTCTCGGTCTCCGAGATCAAGAAGCTGACGATCTGGGGCAACCACTCCGCCACCCAGTACCCCGACGTCTTCCACGCCGAGGTCAACGGCGAGAACGCCGCCAAGGCCATCTCGGACGACGCCTGGCTGTCGGACTTCTTCATCCCGACCGTGGCCAAGCGCGGCGCCGCCATCATCGACGCCCGCGGCGCCTCCTCGGCCGCCTCGGCGGCGAACGCCGCCATCGACCATGTCTTCACCTGGACCAACGGCACCGCCGAGGGTGACTGGACCTCCGCCGGGGTGGTCTCCGACGGCTCCTACGGCGTGCCCGAGGGCATCATCTCCTCCTTCCCGGTCACCGCGAAGGACGGGAAGTTCGAGATCGTCCAGGGTCTGGACATCAACGACTTCTCCCGGGCCCGGATCGACGCGTCGGTCGCCGAGCTCATCGAGGAGCGGGACGCGGTGGCTGGGCTCGGGCTGATCTAGTCGCAACACCTTCACAACCGACAGCCCCCACCCGTTAAAGTGGGGGCTGTCGCGACTGGCGAACGTGGAAGCAACCACGAGGGAGCGACGGAGCACCGCCACCGGAGTGCCGTACGCCTGGGCATCCGGGTCACCATTCGATGGACGACCCGGAGGACGCCGCATGAGTGCGTTGCAGAGCACAGACCCCGAGATCGCCGCCCTGGTCGCCGCCGAGGAGCGGCTGCAGGCCGACACGCTGCGCCTGATCCCCAGTGAGAACTACGTCTCCGCCGCGGTGCTGGAAGCCTCCGGCACGGTGCTGCAGAACAAGTACTCCGAGGGCTACCCGGGCAAGCGGTACTACGAGGGCCAGCAGAACATCGACCAGATCGAGACGCTGGCGATTGAGCGGGCCAAGGCGCTGTTCGGCGTCGAGCACGCCAACGTCCAGCCGTACTCGGGCTCGCCCGCCAACCTCGCCGTCTACCTGGCCTTCCTCAAGCCCGGCGACACCGTGCTCGGCATGGCCCTGCCGATGGGCGGCCACCTCACCCACGGCTGGGGCGTGTCCGCCACCGGCACCTGGTTCCGCGGCGTGCAGTACGGCGTGCACCAGGAGACCGGGCGTACCGACATGGACCAGGTGCGGGAGCTGGCGCTCAAGGAGCGGCCGAAGGTGATCTTCTGCGGTGGCACGGCGGTGCCCCGCACCATCGACTTCCCCGCGTTCGCGGAGATCGCCCGTGAGGTCGGCGCGGTGCTGGTCGCGGACATCGCGCACATCGCCGGGCTGGTCGCGGGCGGTGCGCACCCCTCGCCGGTGGGGCATGCGGACGTCATCTCCACCACCACCCACAAGACGCTGCGCGGGCCCCGGGGCGCGATGCTGATGTCCACGGAGGAGCATGCGCGGGCGCTGGACCGGGCGGTCTTCCCCGGGCTGCAGGGCGGGCCGCACAACCAGACCACGGCCGCCATCGCGGTCGCCCTGCGGGAGGCCTCCGGCGAGGAGTTCCGGGCATACGCCCGACAGGTCGTCAGCAACGCCCGGGCGCTGGGGGAGGAGCTCGCCGCGAGGGGGTTCGACCTGGTCTCCGGCGGGACCGACAACCACCTGCTGCTGATCGATCTGAGCAGCAAGGACGTGCCCGGGAAGGTGGCGGCCAAGGCGCTGGACCGGGCCGGGATCGTGGTCAACTACAACAGCGTGCCCTATGACACCAGGAAGCCGTTCGATCCCTCCGGCATTCGCATCGGGACTCCGTCCCTGACCTCGCGCGGGATCGGCGTGGATGTGATGGCGCAGGTGGCGGAGTGGATCGATCGGGTGGTGACGGGGGACGAGGAGGTTGTCACCAAGGTGCGGGCGGAGGTCGCTGAGCTGATGCAGGCGTATCCGGCCCCGGGGTTGTCGGCTCTCCGTCCGTAGCGGGTTGCTGTTCGCGCAGTTCCCCGCGCCCCTATAGGGGCGCGGGGCTGTGTTCGATCAACAGCGCGCGCGAGAACCATGCACTGCGTAGAGCCTTCCGCCCCGCCGCATAAACTGCGCGCGTGAGCGCAACGCTGCAGGATGCCGGGCTGGTCCTGGTCTTCATCGTCATCGGTGGAATCTTCAATGTCGCCGAGATCTCGCTGATCTCCCTCCGGGAGGGGCAGATCCAGGCCCTGGCCGAGCAGGGCACCAAGCGTGGGGCGCGGGCGGCGCATCTGGCGGGGGACCCGAACCGGTTCCTGGCCGCGGTGCAGGTCGGGGTGACCTGCATGGGGTTTCTGTCGGCGGCCTTCGGTGCGGACACCCTCGCCGTCAAGGTGGCTCCGCTGTTCACCGGGTTGGGGCTCAGCGACGGGGTCGCGAACGCCGTCTCGCTGGTGGGGCTGACCCTGGTGATCTCCTATGTGTCGCTGGTGCTGGGCGAGCTGACGCCCAAGCGGATCGGGCTGCAGCGGGCCGAGTCCATCGCCCTGCTCGCGGCGCCGCTGGTGGACTTCATCTCGGTGGTGCTGCGCCCGGTGATCTGGCTGCTGTCGCGCTCGACCAATCTGATGGTGCGACTGCTCGGCGGCGACCCCGGCGCCGGGCGCAACGCCATGAGCTCGGAGGAGCTCCGCGGGCTGGTCGCCTCCAACACCGAGCTGAGCAGCGACGAGCGACGGCTGATCGGCGAGGTCTTCGCGGCGGGGGAGCGGCAGCTGCGCGAGGTGATGGTGCCGCGCACCGAGGTGACCTTCCTGGACGCCTCACGCCGGCTCGACGAGGTGCGGCAGGAGATCAACCGCTATCCGCACTCCCGCTACCCGGTGGTGGACGGCTCCTACGACGCGGTGGTGGGGTTCGTGCACGTCCGCGACCTCTACCAGGAGGCCGGTGGCGCGCAGACGGTACGTGATCTTGCCCGCCCGGTGAAGCTGCTGCCGGCGACCAAGAGCGTGCTGCCGTCCATGTCGGAAATGCGGCACGAGGGGCACCACCTGGCCATCGTGGTGGACGAGTACGGCGGCACCGCCGGGATCGTCTCGCTGGAGGACCTGGTGGAGGAGGTCATCGGCGAGATCAGGGACGAGTACGACTCGCAGGAGCTCAGCACCACCCGCAGGCTGGCCGGCGGCAGCATCGAGGTGGACGGGCTGCTCAATCTCGCCGACTTCACCGAGGAGACCGGGGTCGAGCTGCCGGAGGGGCCGTACGAGACGGTGGCCGGCTTCGTGGTGTCCGAGCTGGGGCACCTGCCGGAGCTGGACGAACAGGTGGAGGTCGGCGCGGGCTACCGGCTGGCCGTCGTGGCGCTGGACGGCCGCCGGGTGGACCGGGTCAGGGTCACCCGGGCGGCCGCTGCTGCTGCGGCACCGGCCCCGCAGGCGGACTCAGCGGCCCAGGCTCCACCGGCGGGCGGGGCTCCGCAAGCCGGCGGGACCGCGGATCCCGGGTCGGCAGTACCGCCCGGAGCCGACGCCGGGCCCGACGCAGGCCCCACCCGGCGGCCCGCCGGAGGCTGATCCGGTCCCGGGTCAGCACCAGCGTCAGCGCGCCGTCCGGCCCGGCCTGGGTGCTGGCCCGGTAGGGCACCCCCCGGTGCCACATCCGCTGCGAGGGC includes:
- a CDS encoding RDD family protein, which translates into the protein MSYPPDPNNPYGQPQQPPQQPGYGYPQQAPQGVPPQQPPAQPGYGYPQGQPQQPPQYGYPQQPPVPPQGEYGYQQPGYPQQPGYDPNAYGYQPQPVPGVAQGASGYVTIPTGTFQIASYGARFGARLLDSIFVGILYAIFAFGILGALSATTSSSDPGTAVGAAFGAMILDWFIFAVLFLGWDTAFVAWKGATPGKMILGLLVVDERTGVKPSFGGALTRWGFPVGLNFLTCGIGLILIYISPFFDNTGKLRGWHDKAANTVVIKP
- a CDS encoding bifunctional methylenetetrahydrofolate dehydrogenase/methenyltetrahydrofolate cyclohydrolase, encoding MTAQILDGKATAAAIKSELAVRIEALKARGVQPGLGTVLVGDDPGSHSYVRGKHRDCAEVGIASIQRELPADATQSDVEEVVRELNANPACTGYIVQLPLPKGLDEKRVLELMDPAKDADGLHPMSLGRLVLGIDAPLPCTPNGIVELLHRHKVETNGAHVVVVGRGITVGRSIGLLLTRRSENATVTLTHTGTRELSAHLRSADIIVAAAGVTHLVKPEDVRPGAAVLDVGVSRDENGKLLGDVHPGVAEVAGWLSPNPGGVGPMTRAMLLSNVVEAAERAAG
- a CDS encoding DUF3017 domain-containing protein, which translates into the protein MGSPESSGSSADQAAEVVSAAAAAVSPRSRRRADPTTGTFPPEGSAAAADRSHPVPVRQWPIVVVLTLVAVGLAVTSFNAFRPGVITIGVALLVGCALRIALPEVGMLAVRSRFTDVLVMGVLGVAIVVLALASEPNPVITLPFVNDIARFFGRAQG
- a CDS encoding malate dehydrogenase gives rise to the protein MTSTPVNVTVTGAAGQIGYALLFRIASGHLLGPDVPVKLRLLEIPQGVKAAEGTAMELDDCAFPLLAGIDIFDDPNKGFEGANVGLLVGARPRTAGMERGDLLSANGGIFGPQGKAINDNAADDIRVLVVGNPANTNALIAQRHAPDVPADRFTAMTRLDHNRAVAQLSKKLGVSVSEIKKLTIWGNHSATQYPDVFHAEVNGENAAKAISDDAWLSDFFIPTVAKRGAAIIDARGASSAASAANAAIDHVFTWTNGTAEGDWTSAGVVSDGSYGVPEGIISSFPVTAKDGKFEIVQGLDINDFSRARIDASVAELIEERDAVAGLGLI
- the glyA gene encoding serine hydroxymethyltransferase, coding for MSALQSTDPEIAALVAAEERLQADTLRLIPSENYVSAAVLEASGTVLQNKYSEGYPGKRYYEGQQNIDQIETLAIERAKALFGVEHANVQPYSGSPANLAVYLAFLKPGDTVLGMALPMGGHLTHGWGVSATGTWFRGVQYGVHQETGRTDMDQVRELALKERPKVIFCGGTAVPRTIDFPAFAEIAREVGAVLVADIAHIAGLVAGGAHPSPVGHADVISTTTHKTLRGPRGAMLMSTEEHARALDRAVFPGLQGGPHNQTTAAIAVALREASGEEFRAYARQVVSNARALGEELAARGFDLVSGGTDNHLLLIDLSSKDVPGKVAAKALDRAGIVVNYNSVPYDTRKPFDPSGIRIGTPSLTSRGIGVDVMAQVAEWIDRVVTGDEEVVTKVRAEVAELMQAYPAPGLSALRP